CGACACCCTCGCCGCCGCCGAACAACCCACCTACGGGGTGTCCACCGGCTTCGGTGCCCTCGCCATCCGCCACATCCCGCCGGAACGCCGGGCCGCGCTGCAGGCCTCCTTCGTGCGGTCCCACGCCGCCGGAGCGGGCGACCCGGTGGAGCCGGAGGTGGTGCGCGCGCTGATGCTGCTGCGGCTGCACACCGTGGCCACCGGGCGCACCGGCGTGCGCCCGGAGACCGCGCACGCGCTGGCCGCGCTGCTCAACTCCGGCATCGTCCCGGTGGTCCACGAGTACGGTTCGCTGGGCTGTTCCGGCGACCTCGCCCCGCTGGCCGCCGTCGCGCTGGCGCTGACCGGCGAGGGCGAGGTGTTCGACGCGGCGGGAGCGCGCAGGCCCGCCGCCGAGGCGCTGCCCGAGGCGGGCATCCGGCCGGTCACGCTGGCCGAGAAGGAAGGGCTCGCGCTGACCAACGGCACCGACGGCATGCTGGGGATGCTGGTGCTGGCGCTGCGCGACCTGTCCGAACTGGTCGACGTCGCCGACGTCACAGCCGCGATGAGCGTCGAGGCCCTGCTGGGCACCGACCGCGCGTTCGCGGCCGACCTGCAGGCGCTGCGACCGCACCCGGGGCAGGCCCGCTCGGCCGCGCGGATGCGCGCCCTGCTCGCCGACTCGCCCGTGGTGGCCAGCCATCGGGGCCCGGACTGCACCCGGGTGCAGGACGCCTACTCGATGCGCTGCTCGCCCCAGGTGCACGGCTCCGCGCGCGACACGGTCGAGCACGCCGCCACCGTCGCCGGACGCGAGCTCGCCGCCGCGATCGACAACCCCGTGGTGCTCGGCGACGGGCGCGTGGAGTCCAACGGCAACTTCCACGGCGCGCCGCTGGCGCACGTGCTCGACTTCCTCGCGATCCCGCTGGCCGACGTCGCGAGCATCGCCGAGCGCCGCACCGACCGGATGCTCGACGTCGCCCGCTCCCAGGGTCTGCCCGCCTTCCTGGCCGACGACCCCGGGGTGGACTCGGGCTACATGATCGCGCACTACACCCAGGCAGGGGTGGTCACCGACCTCAAGCGCTCGGCGAGCCCCGCCTCGGTCGACTCCATCCCGACCAGCGCGATGCAGGAGGACCACGTGTCCATGGGCTGGTCGGCCGCCCGCAAGCTGCGCACCGCCGTGTCCGGGCTGCGCACGGTGCTGGCCGTCGAGCTGCTGACCGCCGCCCGCGCGCTCGACCTGCGTGCGCCGCTGGAGGCGGCCCCGGCCACCGGAGCCGTGCGTGACCTGCTGCGCACCCACGTGTCCGGTCCCGGACCGGACGAGCACGTCGCCCCCCAGATTCGGGCCGCCGAGCAACTGCTCGCTTCCGGTGAGGTTCACCGGGTGGCGGCCGAACACGTCGATCCCGTTCTCGGAGGTCACTCGTGACAACCGGAAGTCGCACCGTACGTGCCCAGCGCGGCACCGAGCTGACCGCGCGGAGCTGGAGTACCGAAGCACCACTGCGCATGCTGCGCAACAACCTGGACCCCGAGGTGGCCGAACGGCCGGAGGACCTGGTGGTCTACGGCGGTACCGGCAGGGCCGCTCGCGACTGGTCCAGTTACGACGCGATCGTGCGCGAGCTGACCGGACTGGCCGAGGACGAGACCCTGCTGGTGCAGTCCGG
The nucleotide sequence above comes from Actinopolyspora erythraea. Encoded proteins:
- the hutH gene encoding histidine ammonia-lyase, producing MRYNVEHPATQHQVSGTTEVSPEPLTFEQVAAVARGRASVRLSERAEQGIGDTRKHIDTLAAAEQPTYGVSTGFGALAIRHIPPERRAALQASFVRSHAAGAGDPVEPEVVRALMLLRLHTVATGRTGVRPETAHALAALLNSGIVPVVHEYGSLGCSGDLAPLAAVALALTGEGEVFDAAGARRPAAEALPEAGIRPVTLAEKEGLALTNGTDGMLGMLVLALRDLSELVDVADVTAAMSVEALLGTDRAFAADLQALRPHPGQARSAARMRALLADSPVVASHRGPDCTRVQDAYSMRCSPQVHGSARDTVEHAATVAGRELAAAIDNPVVLGDGRVESNGNFHGAPLAHVLDFLAIPLADVASIAERRTDRMLDVARSQGLPAFLADDPGVDSGYMIAHYTQAGVVTDLKRSASPASVDSIPTSAMQEDHVSMGWSAARKLRTAVSGLRTVLAVELLTAARALDLRAPLEAAPATGAVRDLLRTHVSGPGPDEHVAPQIRAAEQLLASGEVHRVAAEHVDPVLGGHS